The Patescibacteria group bacterium genome includes the window ACGGCGAAAATGGCAATGGTAGTCAAGAGGCCAATGATGGCAACCACAATCAAAAGTTCGACGAGAGTAAAAGACCGTCGAGAAAAATCGGCCTTAAATCTACCAACACTATTAATGGACATAAAAATCAGGAGTTAAAAAATCCGAAAATGTTTTTGATATTTTAATTTAATTGTTGAGCGTATTTTTTCAAATTAACGATGATTTTTTTACGTAAATGCCACGAGCTGGCAAATTTGGCGTAGCCATCCCAGGAGGCCCAAGATTTTTTAAATTCCGGGCTGATTAAAAATCGCTCACCGAATTTACGAAGCCTTGCTCTGGCTTTTTTAGTATATCGCTTAACAGTAGCTGGGCGCAAGAGACAATGGTCGGGAAAAACAACATAACCAAGAAAATTCAAACCCTTGAAGACCGGAGTAACTGTCGATCTCTTGGAGTTTAAGCTCAACTTTAACCGATATTTTAAAAACTGTTCGATCTCTGTTTTTAATCGCCAAGCCTCTTGTTTAGTATAGGCCAAAATTAAAAAGTCGTCCATATAACGAAGGTAATATCTTAAATGCAGGGTGTGTTTGACAAATTTATCCAATTCATTGAGGTAAATATTGGCAAATAGTTGGCTGGTCAAATTACCAATAGGAAGACCGGGGGCGTGGCTATCAATAATGATTTTAATTAAGTTAAGGACGAATTTATCCCTGATTTTCTTTTGGATTAAATTAAAAAGAATATCGTGATTGATATTCTGAAAATAGCGGCTGATATCGCCTTGTAGGGCATAAACCCCGTTAACTCCCGCTCTAAGGGAGGGACGGTTTTTAATTTGAATATTAAGTTTATTTGTTCCCCCGTCCAAGGACCGAAAATTTTTGATTAACGGGGTAAATTTGCCCGAACGATTTGTCTCTCTCTCTCTCTCTCTCTCTCTCTCTCTCTCTGCACTCGCTACGCTCGGTCGGCTATTGGTCATAAAGGCGCTCTTTAAAAAACTCTGTAATCTTTTAATGGCTCGATGCGTGCCTTTGCCCTTACGACAAGCATAGGAATCGAAAATAAAGGAGGGGTCGAAAATGGGTTCAATGATACGATGCAAAGCACTGTGAACTACGCGGTCGGGAAAAGTTGGGGCTAAAATCTCGCGCTTTTTGGAATCGTAAACCATAAAAGGATGATATGGACCAGGGTAATAGGTTTGGTTAGATAATCTTTGCTGAAGAGTAGAAATATTAATTTCAAGGTCCCAGTTGAATTTTAGAGTGGAAGGACAAAAACGTTTGCCTCGGCTGGTTTCATATGAAGCCAAATATAGATTCAACCAAGTGACGACTTGGGGAAATATATGAGAGCGGGTTTTTATAAATCTAAATCACTATATTAATCAACCGACCAGCGACAAAAATTATTTTTTTCACCGGCTGGTCTTTGATGAAATTTTTTACTTTTGGACTAGCTAAAACTATTTTTCTGGCTTCATCTTCGTTAATATTGGCTTTAACTTTTATTTTGTCCCTGACCTTACCGTTAACTTGAACGATTAATTCTATTTCCTCATCTTGGATTAATTCCGCGTCATATTCCGGCCATTTTTCGTTAAAAATTGATTTTTTGTTTCCCAGCATCTGCCATAATTCTTCGGACAAGTGCGGGGCAAACGGAGCAAGAATTATCAAAAATTGTCTGAAAATGTCTTCATTAATTTCTTTCTGCGCTTCCATTTCATTGACTAGAATCATTAAGCTCGAAATAGCTGTATTAAATTTCAAGTTTTCCATATCTTCAGAAACTTTTTTGATAGTTTTGTGCAAAATTTTTAGCAGTTCCTGATTTTCTCCGCCAGCTGGCGGATTGACTTTTTCTTTTAAATCCCAAATCCGATTAATAAATCTATAGCAGCCAACCAAGCTTTGCGTGCTCCAGCTAATCGCCTCGTCAAATGGCCCCATGAACATTTCATATAATCTCAAAGTATCAGCTCCGTATTTAACGACAATTTCGTCCGGATTAATCACATTACCGAAGCTCTTACTCATTTTCTTGCCATCTTCGGCCAAAACCATGCCATGCGAAGTTCTTTTTTGATAAGGTTCTGGTTGTGGCACCACGCCAATGTCGTATAAAAATTTATAAATAAAACGAGAATACAATAAATGTAATGTCGTATGCTCCATACCGCCATTATACCAATCAACCGGCAACCAATACTGAATATTCTTCAGATCAGCCAGACATTTATCGTTATGCGGATCGCAGTAGCGGATAAAATACCAATTTGAACCAGCCCAATTCGGCATAGTGTCGGTCTCGCGCTTGGCCGGACCGCCACAACGCGGGCACTTAGTGTTAACCCAAGAGGTAATTTTAGCTAAAGGCGACTCGCCTGTTCCTGACGGTTCATACTTTTCTATTTTAGGCAACTCAACCGGTAAATCTTTTTCTGGGATTGGCACCCAACCTGAATTGGAATCTTCGGGAAATTCCTGTAAAATCTCCGGCAACTCTAAAATTCCGACAGCTTCATTAAAATGACCTTTGCTATTAAATATTTTTACCTTGGCGTCCAATTCCCTATAATCATCTTTAACTTCCAAAGGAATATAAGGATCGTTATCCGACAAATAAATTATTGATTCTTTAACTAATTTTTTAATTTTATCTAAATTCTTATTAGCCGTATTAAATTTTTTAATGCACTCTAGGCTTTCTTCGTCACAGCCGGCGGCTAATAAATTCTTCCAATTTTTTTCTCCCTGAGAGACTCCGGTTGGACCGACTAAAATTAATTTTTCTACGGAAACGTCTCGCTTCAGGATAAACTGGCAAGCCAAGACTGCCCCCAAACTATGACCAACTACGATTAATCGATCGTTGTCTTGAATGTCTAGTTTTTTCAGAGCCTCAAGCCATTCTTCTAAGGTCGGATGTTCGTTATTGGGCAGATCGGGAATCAAAACTTCATGACCACGGCCCTCCATCTCTCGTTTAAACCAAGGAAACCAATTCTCTCTGGAATGACCATAGATGCCATGAGTTAAAAGTATTTTTGGCTTTACGCAGGCACATTTTTCGCAATAGACTAAAGGAATCGGCTCGCCCCAATAATGCTGGCGGGAAAAAATCCAATCACGCAATTTATAATTTATTTGCCAATCGCTAGCTTTATTTTTTATAAGCCATTCAGTAATTTGTTTTCTGGCCTCTTCAGAAGTCAAACCATTAAATTGATCGGAATTAACCAAAACTCCGTCACTGCAAAACGCTTCTAGTAATTCTTTATTGGGTCCGCGTTCAGCATCTTTTTTGGTCGATTTAACTACCTCTAAAATCGGCAATCCGTATTTTTGCGCAAAGGCAAAGTCTCGTTCATCATGAGCCGCAACCATAATAACCGCACCGCCGCCATAAGTGGCAATCACATAATCGCCCACCCAAACCGGAATTTCTTTTTGATTAATCGGGTTAATGACTTTGATGCCTTTTAACTCAACACCTGTTTTAATTTTTGACAAATCTGTTCTTTCTAAATCTGATTTTCTGCGGGCCGCATCCAAATATTTTTCTACTTCAGGCCAATTTTTTATTTTATCTCTTAGCTTCAAAATCAATTCATGCTCCGGCGCTAAGATAATGGCCGTAACACCGAAAATCGTATC containing:
- a CDS encoding reverse transcriptase/maturase family protein produces the protein MNLYLASYETSRGKRFCPSTLKFNWDLEINISTLQQRLSNQTYYPGPYHPFMVYDSKKREILAPTFPDRVVHSALHRIIEPIFDPSFIFDSYACRKGKGTHRAIKRLQSFLKSAFMTNSRPSVASAERERERERERETNRSGKFTPLIKNFRSLDGGTNKLNIQIKNRPSLRAGVNGVYALQGDISRYFQNINHDILFNLIQKKIRDKFVLNLIKIIIDSHAPGLPIGNLTSQLFANIYLNELDKFVKHTLHLRYYLRYMDDFLILAYTKQEAWRLKTEIEQFLKYRLKLSLNSKRSTVTPVFKGLNFLGYVVFPDHCLLRPATVKRYTKKARARLRKFGERFLISPEFKKSWASWDGYAKFASSWHLRKKIIVNLKKYAQQLN
- the leuS gene encoding leucine--tRNA ligase; the protein is MSYDHKKIEQKWQATWDKNKDYMAQDFSDKPKMYYLIEFPYPSGDGLHVGHVRSYTAFDALTRKRRMQGFNVLYPIGWDAFGLPTENYALKTGVHPSEVTKKNVDNFRRQLKSLGLSFDWSREVNTTDPKYYKWTQWIFLKLFEHGLAYQAKMPINWCPSCKIGLANEEVVDGRCERCKTGTERREIKQWVLKITKYADRLIDDLENINFLPKINAQQINWIGKSFGTNIHLPVVGVNDVVKVFTTRVDTIFGVTAIILAPEHELILKLRDKIKNWPEVEKYLDAARRKSDLERTDLSKIKTGVELKGIKVINPINQKEIPVWVGDYVIATYGGGAVIMVAAHDERDFAFAQKYGLPILEVVKSTKKDAERGPNKELLEAFCSDGVLVNSDQFNGLTSEEARKQITEWLIKNKASDWQINYKLRDWIFSRQHYWGEPIPLVYCEKCACVKPKILLTHGIYGHSRENWFPWFKREMEGRGHEVLIPDLPNNEHPTLEEWLEALKKLDIQDNDRLIVVGHSLGAVLACQFILKRDVSVEKLILVGPTGVSQGEKNWKNLLAAGCDEESLECIKKFNTANKNLDKIKKLVKESIIYLSDNDPYIPLEVKDDYRELDAKVKIFNSKGHFNEAVGILELPEILQEFPEDSNSGWVPIPEKDLPVELPKIEKYEPSGTGESPLAKITSWVNTKCPRCGGPAKRETDTMPNWAGSNWYFIRYCDPHNDKCLADLKNIQYWLPVDWYNGGMEHTTLHLLYSRFIYKFLYDIGVVPQPEPYQKRTSHGMVLAEDGKKMSKSFGNVINPDEIVVKYGADTLRLYEMFMGPFDEAISWSTQSLVGCYRFINRIWDLKEKVNPPAGGENQELLKILHKTIKKVSEDMENLKFNTAISSLMILVNEMEAQKEINEDIFRQFLIILAPFAPHLSEELWQMLGNKKSIFNEKWPEYDAELIQDEEIELIVQVNGKVRDKIKVKANINEDEARKIVLASPKVKNFIKDQPVKKIIFVAGRLINIVI